A stretch of [Clostridium] innocuum DNA encodes these proteins:
- a CDS encoding response regulator transcription factor, translated as MALNVVICEDDHLDAVVLHEAIHKAEKRFSFECRLTLYTSGEELLHSLRLNIPCDLIIMDIYLKEENGVQIIQQARQLQESLEVAFLTTSKEYAPEAFQLNAIHYIVKPLTDFQIQEMFRRYFERMRLPLHTLKLQTERTICELPIHRIQKIESRNKGVEIYLSRMESPFFLNMPFVRLEEEIQEEELITVSRGLIVNLSFIKQIYRDGNCLLRDGTTIIISRRRRSQVLQKYHDYLFQRSEAGTLLCQ; from the coding sequence ATGGCTTTGAATGTCGTTATTTGTGAAGATGATCATCTGGATGCCGTCGTGCTTCATGAAGCAATTCATAAAGCAGAAAAAAGGTTCTCCTTTGAATGTCGATTAACCCTTTATACATCTGGAGAAGAGCTTCTGCATTCCCTGCGCCTGAATATTCCATGTGATCTCATCATTATGGATATCTATCTGAAAGAGGAGAATGGTGTGCAAATCATTCAACAAGCCCGGCAGCTACAGGAATCCCTTGAAGTTGCGTTTCTCACAACCAGTAAAGAATATGCACCGGAAGCATTTCAGTTAAATGCAATTCATTATATTGTGAAACCCTTGACAGACTTTCAGATACAGGAAATGTTTCGTCGTTATTTTGAACGCATGCGCCTGCCTTTGCACACATTGAAGCTGCAAACAGAACGAACTATATGCGAGCTGCCAATTCATCGGATACAAAAAATAGAAAGCAGAAACAAAGGGGTTGAAATATATCTTTCCAGAATGGAAAGTCCGTTCTTCCTTAATATGCCATTTGTCCGACTGGAAGAAGAAATACAGGAAGAAGAGCTGATTACCGTAAGTCGTGGCTTAATTGTAAACCTGTCCTTTATCAAGCAAATTTACCGTGACGGAAATTGTCTGTTAAGAGACGGTACAACGATTATCATAAGCCGCCGGAGAAGAAGTCAGGTATTACAGAAATATCACGATTATCTTTTTCAAAGATCAGAAGCTGGTACACTGTTATGTCAGTAA
- a CDS encoding LytTR family transcriptional regulator, with protein sequence MNHTGILTFLFIDVEAKQRQIITDACVAGSGYSLHSVQMNFLQKKPVFPSEKNFDYIVLHADTLQEINHKIMALFSCFKKAKMIFLCNDSEDFFTMQLFPWFFVLRCSHIAQDCVALKEKLQYLYEKEECYYFQHPDTQRKLHIQDIYFIECNKNYLYINGRENCWKDRATIKYAQDTLSCHGCLLINRGVIVNPAYIEQIHGNQITMRNQRVLYISRGRKKEVYQKCRLHIAGV encoded by the coding sequence ATGAACCATACAGGCATACTTACGTTCCTTTTCATTGATGTAGAAGCGAAACAGCGTCAGATAATCACAGATGCCTGTGTTGCTGGCAGCGGATATTCACTTCACAGCGTACAAATGAATTTTTTGCAGAAAAAACCGGTTTTTCCTTCTGAAAAAAATTTTGATTACATCGTTCTGCATGCGGATACTCTTCAGGAAATAAATCATAAGATTATGGCACTGTTCTCCTGTTTTAAAAAGGCAAAAATGATCTTTCTCTGTAACGATAGTGAGGATTTCTTCACGATGCAGCTTTTTCCCTGGTTCTTTGTCCTTCGCTGCTCCCACATTGCACAGGATTGTGTTGCTCTGAAAGAAAAACTGCAGTATCTGTATGAAAAGGAAGAATGCTATTATTTCCAACACCCGGATACACAGCGAAAACTACATATACAGGATATTTACTTTATCGAATGCAATAAGAACTATCTTTATATTAATGGGCGGGAAAACTGTTGGAAGGATCGCGCGACGATAAAATATGCACAGGATACACTATCCTGCCATGGCTGTCTTCTGATCAATCGCGGCGTAATTGTTAATCCAGCTTACATCGAACAAATTCATGGGAATCAGATCACGATGCGGAATCAAAGAGTTCTTTATATCAGTCGTGGTAGAAAAAAGGAAGTCTATCAAAAATGCAGGCTGCATATCGCAGGTGTTTAA
- a CDS encoding M23 family metallopeptidase: MQAHQKSMKDGIQNILFPVEHMNITQGNNGSYSHQGVNALDLAGYKGGCSPLYAPFDVVCVGVDGPDLGNAVFWQSQNKVRFADGTMDYATIMIIHDNNLDGIRVGVKYSQGTQIANAGTAGRATGNHNHFEIAKGKFTYKYDLNQKTKVYHLPNSISADKCCFVDKTDIINGNNMKWKHL; the protein is encoded by the coding sequence ATGCAAGCACATCAAAAAAGCATGAAAGACGGAATACAGAATATTCTGTTTCCTGTGGAGCACATGAATATCACGCAGGGTAATAATGGATCATACTCACATCAGGGAGTTAATGCGCTTGATTTAGCAGGCTATAAAGGTGGATGCAGTCCTTTATATGCTCCCTTTGATGTAGTCTGTGTCGGCGTTGATGGACCGGATTTGGGAAATGCAGTATTCTGGCAGTCTCAGAATAAGGTTCGCTTTGCGGATGGAACAATGGACTATGCTACGATTATGATTATACACGACAACAATCTTGACGGTATCAGAGTTGGTGTAAAATATAGCCAGGGCACACAGATAGCGAATGCGGGAACTGCAGGCAGAGCTACAGGAAATCATAATCATTTTGAAATTGCAAAGGGAAAATTTACATACAAATATGACCTGAATCAAAAAACCAAGGTGTATCATTTGCCGAATTCCATCAGTGCGGATAAATGCTGTTTCGTAGATAAAACAGATATAATAAATGGCAATAATATGAAGTGGAAACATCTTTAG
- a CDS encoding DUF4157 domain-containing protein has translation MIYLKKEMPEKITAIPAYLKSQAERKSGCDLSNVKVHYNSTKPADYQAVGIAQKNTIHLAPFHENKIKHEVVHIVQQKQNTFPVCQQRGSVVSDSRLEQEANQFIIHNTSDTVQKDVVQRFVVIHGKTYNDYTMLDEIHQALIGYTYRNGLPPATKRMCDYFKSRVYSTFDYGSFPSMRAFFANMFIPSYTPLLLAPVNCYQGNTAGVIINMSGYRATDNTSADTAGAAAGYTKAMANAAVPGVTYEWHHGLYNMAANQCQMILVEKNYHSTTNHIGACFYWSQHNGCDYR, from the coding sequence ATGATATATTTAAAGAAGGAAATGCCTGAAAAAATAACAGCTATTCCAGCATATTTGAAATCTCAAGCTGAAAGAAAATCAGGCTGTGATCTCTCAAACGTGAAGGTACACTATAACAGTACCAAGCCTGCAGACTATCAGGCTGTTGGAATTGCACAGAAGAATACCATTCATCTGGCGCCTTTTCACGAGAATAAAATCAAGCATGAGGTTGTACATATCGTTCAACAAAAGCAGAATACATTTCCTGTTTGTCAACAGCGAGGCAGTGTAGTTTCAGATAGCAGATTGGAGCAGGAAGCAAATCAATTCATTATCCACAATACTTCCGATACTGTACAAAAGGATGTGGTCCAGCGGTTTGTAGTAATCCACGGGAAGACATATAATGATTATACAATGCTGGATGAGATTCATCAGGCATTGATCGGATATACATATCGAAATGGGTTACCACCGGCAACAAAGAGAATGTGTGATTATTTCAAGAGCAGAGTGTACTCTACGTTTGATTATGGGTCCTTTCCCTCTATGCGTGCATTCTTTGCCAATATGTTTATCCCAAGTTACACACCCCTGCTACTAGCACCTGTAAACTGCTATCAGGGCAATACGGCAGGGGTTATCATCAATATGAGCGGGTATCGTGCAACCGATAATACCAGTGCAGATACTGCTGGTGCAGCAGCAGGATATACAAAAGCAATGGCAAACGCAGCTGTACCTGGAGTCACCTATGAGTGGCACCATGGTCTATATAACATGGCTGCAAATCAGTGTCAGATGATCCTGGTAGAAAAAAACTATCACAGTACAACAAATCATATCGGTGCTTGTTTTTACTGGTCGCAGCATAACGGCTGTGATTACAGATAA
- a CDS encoding DUF4135 domain-containing protein codes for MMVYKSFKKSSRNKDMSAVLQTEFEQKSSIDLSDVQIHYNSSLPKQYMADAIAHNNQIDIASGKEHLLRHELTHIIQQKQGLVDVTEKRGNHYINSSSVLEKGADNAVIKRKPPMHKQQNIIQMAPITDQEIIDQILKAGVIYINPLYPELKAFFKDADSDDITTETLHAIIEFVYRTDTASVSYLHNLFQTFPFKANIPIYMDFIQFINRYPELGPSLLNFTNILGISASDYLISAFSKIPALVIDTFDLLVMQQDNIAAFSTLFQEQIPMCASDIMVSENITMANLGDSIYNILGEKSFTLFNDCISKLVHCCIPASISDVLLGCNLNVTEYILTVIDGQVYTADAAATEIDMKMFLRRLQLTTDYVQSIYNKFHGKYLIKPTGSDPHLQGRQVVFLINASGGIFVYKNRPLEVDNELAGKNGFLEEAGELLITDPEMQFQGMCIDPVSHMEEVISPLGAPKTEPLDLDTAKRNYFQLGALQAIASVTGIVDLHADNIIFSAVGLHIIDAECSFLSFTDTLIEHDRTSPFIMLYSPSMLSYTNSVFSIKMPDDQVVLSTTKSPLLMEMFYKGKNYTLIKIKAEKATFLQILSKHLVNILSSRIVPIGTGDFGELMYRYAFSNNKEDLLMNTIERITTDLMNDSYAYMAGHPKPVFQFDVMHNVLYDAFENHTIPALEFQWSTSKIYMDSQEICALHYRRNGTIVSFILEKVAQMIDSL; via the coding sequence ATGATGGTATATAAATCTTTCAAGAAAAGCAGTCGGAATAAAGATATGAGTGCTGTCTTGCAAACAGAATTCGAACAAAAAAGCAGCATTGATCTCAGTGATGTACAGATTCATTATAACTCTTCCTTGCCTAAGCAATACATGGCTGACGCCATTGCACATAATAATCAGATAGATATCGCTTCCGGAAAAGAACACCTGCTGCGACATGAGCTTACTCACATTATCCAACAAAAGCAAGGGCTCGTAGATGTCACGGAAAAGCGAGGAAATCATTATATCAATAGCAGTAGTGTTTTGGAAAAGGGGGCAGACAATGCCGTTATAAAGCGTAAGCCACCGATGCATAAGCAGCAAAATATTATACAGATGGCCCCCATTACCGATCAGGAAATTATAGACCAGATACTAAAGGCTGGCGTTATATACATCAATCCCCTGTATCCTGAACTCAAAGCCTTCTTTAAGGATGCAGACTCTGATGATATAACTACAGAAACACTTCATGCCATTATTGAATTTGTTTATCGAACCGATACTGCTTCTGTTTCATACCTGCACAATCTCTTTCAGACATTCCCATTTAAAGCTAACATACCAATATATATGGATTTTATACAGTTTATAAATCGTTACCCTGAATTAGGTCCATCACTTTTAAATTTTACTAATATACTCGGTATTTCTGCTTCTGATTATCTCATAAGTGCATTTTCAAAAATCCCTGCCCTTGTTATAGATACCTTTGATTTACTGGTTATGCAACAAGATAATATTGCTGCATTTTCTACTCTTTTTCAAGAGCAGATACCTATGTGCGCGTCAGATATTATGGTCTCTGAAAATATTACGATGGCAAACCTCGGAGATTCCATCTATAATATATTAGGTGAAAAGTCTTTTACTTTATTTAATGATTGTATATCAAAGCTTGTACACTGCTGTATACCAGCCAGTATTAGTGATGTTTTGCTTGGATGTAATCTGAATGTTACAGAATATATTCTAACTGTCATAGATGGACAGGTTTATACTGCTGACGCTGCAGCTACAGAAATAGATATGAAAATGTTTTTACGCAGGCTTCAATTAACCACTGATTATGTTCAGAGTATTTACAACAAATTCCATGGAAAGTATTTGATAAAGCCTACTGGCAGCGATCCACATTTGCAGGGACGCCAGGTCGTATTTCTTATCAATGCTTCGGGCGGTATTTTTGTCTATAAAAATCGTCCACTAGAGGTAGATAATGAGCTCGCTGGCAAAAATGGCTTTTTAGAGGAAGCAGGAGAGCTTTTAATAACAGATCCTGAGATGCAATTTCAAGGAATGTGCATTGATCCTGTATCACACATGGAGGAAGTCATTTCTCCTTTAGGCGCTCCAAAAACAGAACCACTTGATTTAGATACCGCTAAAAGAAACTATTTTCAGCTTGGTGCTTTGCAGGCGATTGCAAGCGTTACCGGAATAGTTGATCTCCACGCAGACAACATTATATTTTCTGCAGTTGGACTTCACATTATTGATGCAGAATGTTCATTTCTATCTTTTACTGATACGTTAATAGAGCATGACAGAACAAGCCCTTTCATAATGCTTTACTCCCCGTCCATGTTAAGCTACACAAATTCAGTCTTTTCAATCAAAATGCCTGACGACCAGGTTGTACTTTCTACAACCAAATCTCCACTGCTTATGGAGATGTTCTATAAAGGAAAGAACTACACATTAATAAAAATCAAAGCAGAGAAGGCTACCTTTCTTCAAATACTATCTAAACACCTTGTCAATATACTTAGCTCCCGGATTGTTCCTATCGGGACAGGTGACTTTGGTGAATTGATGTATCGTTATGCCTTTTCAAACAATAAAGAAGATCTTCTGATGAATACCATCGAAAGGATAACAACTGATCTAATGAATGACAGCTACGCATATATGGCAGGACATCCAAAGCCTGTCTTTCAGTTTGATGTAATGCACAATGTGCTATACGATGCCTTCGAAAACCACACCATTCCGGCTTTGGAATTTCAATGGTCCACATCTAAAATATATATGGATTCTCAGGAAATATGTGCGCTTCATTATCGTAGAAACGGTACAATCGTATCCTTTATTCTAGAAAAGGTGGCACAGATGATTGACTCTCTTTAA
- a CDS encoding 2-C-methyl-D-erythritol 4-phosphate cytidylyltransferase, with protein sequence MYVRTWKKGSKIYASIVKSTRNGTKVSQETVAYLGEVTFDQIPYLKAAYAKNKPLLVYPEESL encoded by the coding sequence ATGTATGTGAGAACTTGGAAAAAAGGATCCAAAATCTATGCCAGTATTGTGAAATCTACTAGAAATGGTACAAAAGTTTCTCAGGAGACTGTTGCTTATCTTGGAGAAGTCACTTTTGATCAGATCCCTTATCTTAAAGCTGCTTATGCTAAGAATAAACCATTATTGGTTTATCCGGAGGAGTCCTTATGA
- a CDS encoding GHKL domain-containing protein, whose protein sequence is MSVNLLFLHFAGFLLQTLPFAFLACLPFLNHLIYGGKKQILCFCSAGLTFAALVFTLLMNYLYTRDGSGFANMRGAADMYFLVVLLITAGYIYRHTQELFIKKLLVYMTVIHYGAVIFTFVTPFVNISSSIFYDPTYTIYNKNVGVNLLLLIVSYPLVALFMRNTMARILPAMDRAAAQRGCLYLVSVMFLYCLCIFTMTNRTAGFLDDRDMLLFLTSVLATDAIVYYMYFSELKVSLTNQELNQQLESFQTQYEKITSSIEDARKIRHDLQHHLNVIRSMLQENRLEDLDCYLTQYTRSIDEVSQQKYTACPLLDSILNYYMQRCASACIPIEIDAVVVKAPPIEAIDLTVLLGNALENAIQESELTELADIQIYIRYVDEYLLIRVENECNYKADSGMIVPKKHSQKHSYGMINMRTVCEKYGGNAAFYKADTKFIASFILYP, encoded by the coding sequence ATGTCAGTAAATCTATTATTCTTGCACTTTGCCGGCTTTTTACTGCAGACTCTGCCGTTTGCTTTCCTTGCCTGCCTGCCGTTTCTCAATCATCTGATTTATGGCGGGAAAAAGCAAATTCTATGCTTTTGCTCAGCTGGTCTCACTTTTGCAGCCCTGGTGTTCACCCTCCTTATGAATTATCTATATACCAGGGATGGAAGCGGCTTTGCGAATATGAGAGGCGCAGCTGATATGTATTTTCTGGTAGTTTTGCTGATAACAGCCGGATATATCTATCGTCACACACAGGAGCTATTTATAAAAAAACTACTGGTTTATATGACAGTCATACATTACGGTGCCGTCATCTTTACGTTCGTAACACCATTCGTTAACATAAGCTCTTCCATATTTTATGACCCTACGTATACAATTTATAATAAAAATGTAGGTGTGAATCTGCTGTTACTCATCGTAAGCTATCCTCTGGTTGCACTGTTTATGAGGAATACCATGGCTCGTATACTCCCTGCGATGGATCGTGCTGCAGCGCAAAGAGGCTGTCTGTATCTTGTCTCTGTCATGTTTCTTTATTGTCTTTGTATTTTTACGATGACGAATCGTACGGCCGGATTCCTCGATGACAGGGATATGCTGCTTTTTCTCACATCAGTGCTGGCTACGGATGCAATCGTATATTATATGTATTTTTCCGAGCTTAAGGTCTCACTAACAAATCAGGAGCTAAATCAGCAGCTGGAATCCTTTCAGACGCAATATGAAAAAATTACCAGCAGTATCGAGGATGCGAGAAAAATCCGCCACGATCTGCAGCATCATCTGAATGTAATCCGCTCAATGCTGCAGGAAAACAGGCTGGAGGATCTGGATTGCTACCTCACACAATATACCCGATCAATTGATGAAGTCAGTCAACAGAAATATACAGCCTGTCCTTTGCTTGATAGTATTCTGAATTACTATATGCAACGCTGCGCAAGTGCGTGTATACCCATAGAGATAGATGCTGTTGTTGTGAAGGCGCCGCCAATCGAAGCGATTGACCTAACTGTTCTGCTGGGGAATGCACTGGAAAATGCGATACAGGAAAGTGAGCTGACAGAACTGGCAGATATTCAAATCTATATTCGTTATGTGGATGAGTATCTATTGATTCGTGTGGAAAATGAATGTAATTACAAAGCCGATTCAGGGATGATAGTGCCTAAAAAGCATTCACAGAAGCATAGCTATGGCATGATCAACATGAGAACGGTATGCGAAAAGTATGGTGGAAATGCAGCTTTCTATAAAGCAGACACAAAATTTATCGCAAGCTTTATCCTGTATCCCTGA
- a CDS encoding IS110 family transposase, translated as MIRNDADETLRKIIQIAETINEYYLILSIDGIDPNLASRILAEIGDIKRFETREA; from the coding sequence ATGATCAGAAACGATGCGGATGAAACCCTACGGAAAATAATTCAGATAGCGGAAACGATAAATGAATATTATCTTATTTTAAGCATAGATGGAATCGATCCTAACCTGGCATCTAGAATATTGGCAGAAATAGGTGATATAAAGCGATTTGAGACACGGGAAGCATAG
- a CDS encoding MORN motif containing protein, giving the protein MKRKRRNEDYIRIFHLYVDRKIFMLLLLLILSTLIFLFHKDLQQLWNRITNQNMEATTFSYHDLNLASYQGNVKILNKEGRLTYEGMFSKGACNGKGTLYDEHGHKIYTGEFIDNVMEDKSGTLYFDKGEMRKYIGEVHNNRADGDGRAYRKTDDTYKLLYEGSFVDGEFEGRGIYYDKNGNIDYEGEFLDNMRHGQGILYEEGAYTRKVYQGEFAFGRPQGTGTLFDTFGKAYYTGAMHEGHINFTSFLPSTLEDIQNSFLLPYQIYVYENTTAIVYKTDLLSLAFFTKYPLKLEKSEKEWKLKDKQEAKDIVISSVMMVDNNIDDPNTGTDPDKIEASWQKKYRPHTVTGLMDAYDVIALRLTENKAFREYRKCTSLVDHKNNIQELQYHLQLDLTKRVLYPVTELSIGYGYPIYEDKLLYTIMLEEDAAAKEESEKFVK; this is encoded by the coding sequence ATGAAACGAAAGCGGAGAAATGAAGACTATATTCGCATATTCCATCTGTATGTTGATCGAAAGATATTCATGCTGCTGTTGCTTCTCATCCTCAGTACTCTGATTTTTCTCTTTCACAAGGATTTGCAGCAGCTCTGGAATCGGATTACCAATCAGAATATGGAGGCAACCACCTTTTCCTATCATGATTTGAATCTGGCAAGCTATCAGGGAAATGTCAAAATACTGAACAAAGAAGGCAGGCTCACCTATGAGGGCATGTTTTCAAAAGGTGCCTGTAATGGCAAGGGTACCTTATATGATGAGCACGGACATAAAATCTACACCGGAGAATTTATCGATAATGTCATGGAGGATAAAAGCGGAACCCTGTATTTTGACAAAGGCGAAATGCGGAAATATATCGGTGAGGTACATAACAACCGTGCAGATGGAGATGGCAGAGCCTATCGTAAAACTGATGATACCTACAAGCTGCTATATGAAGGAAGCTTTGTCGATGGGGAATTTGAAGGCAGGGGCATCTATTATGATAAAAACGGCAATATTGATTATGAAGGAGAGTTTCTTGATAATATGCGACATGGGCAGGGAATTTTATATGAGGAAGGTGCCTATACCCGTAAGGTCTATCAGGGGGAATTTGCGTTTGGCAGACCGCAGGGAACCGGTACGCTGTTTGATACCTTCGGAAAAGCCTATTATACAGGTGCTATGCATGAAGGGCATATTAATTTTACATCCTTTCTCCCCTCCACCCTCGAAGATATACAAAACAGCTTCCTGCTGCCGTATCAGATTTATGTATATGAAAACACGACAGCAATCGTCTATAAGACAGACCTGCTCTCACTGGCCTTTTTCACAAAATATCCGTTAAAGCTGGAAAAGAGTGAAAAGGAGTGGAAGCTGAAGGATAAGCAGGAGGCAAAGGACATCGTGATATCCTCTGTCATGATGGTGGATAACAATATTGATGACCCCAACACCGGGACAGATCCGGATAAGATTGAGGCGTCCTGGCAGAAAAAATACAGGCCGCATACGGTGACTGGTCTGATGGATGCCTATGATGTGATTGCCCTACGGCTAACGGAAAACAAGGCATTCAGGGAGTATCGCAAATGCACCAGTCTTGTAGACCATAAGAATAACATACAGGAATTGCAGTATCATCTGCAATTAGATTTGACGAAGCGTGTGTTGTATCCTGTCACAGAACTATCCATCGGCTATGGCTATCCAATTTATGAGGATAAGCTGCTTTATACAATCATGCTGGAAGAGGATGCGGCAGCGAAAGAAGAAAGTGAGAAATTCGTAAAATGA
- a CDS encoding LytTR family transcriptional regulator, whose amino-acid sequence MNFIIQIDNTITEDTIILRACSRNKNYIYNVILYLQKNSSRIKVYDELHNLYLVTCHEIYYIENIDHKVYIYTEKDVYRCYLRFSELKKQLHNCGFCQINQSTLVNSIHIKSVRIEKDCHRSITLDNEECLIVNRRYRSFLKDQV is encoded by the coding sequence ATGAATTTTATAATACAGATTGATAATACCATAACAGAAGACACAATTATACTGCGGGCGTGCAGTAGAAACAAGAATTATATTTATAATGTAATCCTTTATCTACAGAAAAACAGTTCACGAATTAAAGTATATGATGAACTGCATAATCTTTACCTTGTCACCTGTCACGAGATATATTATATAGAGAATATAGATCATAAAGTATATATCTATACAGAAAAAGATGTCTATCGCTGTTACCTTCGATTTTCAGAATTAAAAAAGCAACTGCATAATTGTGGCTTCTGTCAAATAAATCAGAGCACTCTGGTTAATTCAATTCATATAAAATCTGTTCGTATTGAAAAAGACTGCCACCGGAGCATAACTCTAGATAATGAGGAATGTCTAATCGTCAATCGCAGATATCGCTCTTTTTTAAAAGATCAGGTTTAA
- a CDS encoding DUF4280 domain-containing protein produces MGAMVTSGAVMKCSFGIAPCPFQAMANATVLSGMPAGTMLDISPASIATFGMCQSMANPTVASATAAALGVLTPMPCLPMIAGPWMISSPTVLVKGSPVLTTDARAMCAYGGMLQFISSPAQKVMVK; encoded by the coding sequence ATGGGTGCGATGGTGACAAGTGGTGCAGTGATGAAATGCTCCTTTGGTATCGCGCCTTGTCCGTTTCAGGCGATGGCGAATGCCACGGTTCTAAGCGGGATGCCCGCAGGGACCATGCTGGATATCAGTCCCGCAAGTATTGCCACGTTTGGCATGTGCCAGAGTATGGCAAATCCCACGGTGGCGAGTGCGACGGCGGCTGCACTGGGTGTACTGACGCCGATGCCCTGCCTGCCGATGATTGCGGGACCTTGGATGATCAGCAGTCCCACGGTACTGGTTAAGGGAAGTCCCGTGCTTACAACCGATGCAAGAGCTATGTGTGCATATGGCGGCATGCTTCAGTTTATATCCAGTCCGGCACAAAAGGTAATGGTAAAGTAA
- a CDS encoding DUF4255 domain-containing protein produces MIHEVSRTICRHLVEQLYPDYLLDRDGVQLCIPRHEHQDVQIGIYLYDISEYSITAQRYASVDGDSRVFPPKLMELSYLIFVNEDARFGGYNKEQEEILYEKMIQTFHDLCMLDVNAAQIPIQFVNMELDSKIHVWESLHQPLQPALYLRVAPVEIASLQSEKVNIVRHVDVVTESRNKGGD; encoded by the coding sequence ATGATCCATGAAGTATCCAGAACAATCTGCCGGCATTTAGTGGAACAGCTGTATCCGGACTATCTGCTTGACCGCGACGGCGTGCAGCTCTGTATTCCAAGGCACGAGCATCAGGATGTACAGATTGGTATCTATCTTTATGATATCAGCGAATACTCCATCACCGCACAGCGCTATGCCAGTGTGGATGGAGATTCCCGTGTATTTCCTCCGAAACTGATGGAGCTGAGCTATCTGATCTTTGTCAATGAAGATGCACGCTTTGGCGGCTACAACAAGGAACAGGAAGAGATTCTGTATGAGAAAATGATACAGACCTTTCATGACTTATGCATGCTGGATGTGAATGCCGCGCAGATACCGATACAGTTTGTCAATATGGAGCTTGATTCTAAAATCCATGTATGGGAGAGTCTTCATCAGCCTCTGCAGCCGGCTTTATATCTGCGGGTGGCTCCGGTGGAGATTGCTTCTCTGCAATCTGAAAAGGTCAATATCGTACGGCATGTCGATGTTGTGACAGAAAGCAGAAACAAAGGAGGAGATTGA